In a single window of the Pseudogemmatithrix spongiicola genome:
- a CDS encoding (4Fe-4S)-binding protein → MTKRLQTYQGNGVEVTFDPNICTHSAKCVRGLPAVFDTRRQRWVDVDAASADEIIAQVAKCPSGALQARKL, encoded by the coding sequence ATGACCAAGCGCCTGCAGACCTACCAAGGCAACGGTGTCGAAGTCACCTTCGACCCCAACATCTGCACCCACTCTGCGAAGTGCGTGCGCGGACTGCCCGCAGTGTTCGACACCCGTCGCCAGCGCTGGGTGGACGTCGACGCCGCGAGCGCCGACGAGATCATCGCACAAGTGGCCAAGTGTCCGTCGGGAGCGCTGCAGGCGCGGAAGCTCTAG
- a CDS encoding ATP-dependent Clp protease proteolytic subunit — MSSNATQILHDPYAERLFKARAIIISGGIDQELAERVTTQLLAMSTESKAPITIYLNSQGGHVEAGDTIHDMIKFVDAPVRIVGTGWVASAGALIYVSVPRERRFCLPNTRFLLHQPAGGMGGTAADIAIEAREILKMRERLNKIFSVATGQPIDRIEDDTNRNFWLDAETAIEYGVAGKIISSVTELS; from the coding sequence ATGAGCAGCAACGCGACCCAGATCCTGCACGATCCCTACGCCGAACGCCTCTTCAAGGCCCGCGCCATCATCATCAGCGGCGGCATCGACCAAGAGCTCGCCGAGCGCGTGACCACGCAGTTGCTGGCCATGAGCACCGAGTCCAAGGCGCCGATCACGATCTACCTCAACTCGCAGGGTGGGCATGTCGAGGCCGGCGACACCATCCACGACATGATCAAGTTCGTGGACGCGCCGGTGCGCATCGTCGGCACGGGCTGGGTGGCCAGCGCCGGCGCGCTCATCTATGTGTCAGTGCCGCGCGAGCGTCGCTTCTGCCTGCCGAACACGCGCTTCCTCCTGCACCAGCCGGCCGGCGGCATGGGCGGCACGGCGGCGGACATCGCCATCGAAGCGCGCGAGATCCTCAAGATGCGCGAGCGGCTCAACAAGATCTTCTCCGTCGCGACGGGTCAGCCGATCGATCGCATCGAGGACGATACCAACCGCAACTTCTGGCTCGACGCCGAGACGGCCATTGAATACGGCGTCGCCGGCAAGATCATCAGCTCGGTGACCGAGCTCAGCTGA
- a CDS encoding carboxypeptidase-like regulatory domain-containing protein, with product MAAVTGGAALCACGIGAPASEPEPRLPVVVSPIVGAVIRDSVRVRWDVPERPGQLSDERLAELRPRIARLVADPDTFRMGLTDSVFLGQRVRVLAVDSEGSVLGELRRYGFSLRNGLSITPSGAVRAQYFVAGTFTATLSRSRQPSLFSAVPAATVTVLVQDSVGRPAPVFARAGTVRLRGVVRDTAGTAMPGVPVFVARHGVRLAADTTDEFGRFALDSLPSGVLRVVARSFGQTPATAEVFTTPGTTFVRALQLGRLSATLEPVRTDGPRGTPHTLRPEH from the coding sequence ATGGCTGCCGTGACCGGCGGCGCAGCGCTCTGCGCCTGCGGAATCGGCGCGCCGGCGTCGGAACCGGAGCCGCGCCTGCCGGTCGTCGTCAGCCCGATCGTCGGTGCCGTCATCCGCGACAGCGTGCGCGTACGGTGGGACGTGCCGGAGCGCCCGGGGCAGCTGAGCGACGAGCGACTCGCGGAGTTGCGGCCACGCATCGCACGATTAGTCGCCGATCCGGATACGTTCCGGATGGGACTGACGGACTCGGTGTTCCTTGGCCAGCGTGTGCGCGTACTCGCCGTCGACAGCGAGGGCAGCGTTCTCGGCGAGCTCAGACGCTACGGGTTCTCGCTTCGGAACGGGCTTTCGATCACGCCAAGCGGGGCGGTGCGGGCGCAGTACTTCGTCGCCGGAACGTTCACCGCGACACTGTCGCGGTCGCGGCAGCCAAGCCTATTCAGCGCGGTGCCGGCGGCGACCGTCACCGTGCTGGTGCAGGACAGCGTCGGCCGTCCCGCGCCGGTGTTCGCCCGAGCCGGAACGGTGCGGCTCCGCGGCGTGGTGCGGGACACCGCGGGGACTGCGATGCCAGGCGTGCCGGTGTTCGTCGCGCGCCATGGCGTGAGACTCGCCGCGGATACCACGGACGAGTTTGGGCGTTTCGCGCTCGATAGCCTGCCATCGGGCGTGCTGCGCGTCGTCGCACGCAGCTTTGGACAGACGCCCGCCACGGCCGAAGTCTTCACCACGCCCGGCACGACGTTCGTGCGCGCCCTGCAGCTCGGACGTCTGTCAGCCACGCTCGAGCCCGTGCGCACGGACGGGCCACGCGGGACACCTCACACCCTTCGGCCGGAGCACTAG
- a CDS encoding ATP-grasp domain-containing protein, whose amino-acid sequence MPRTADIALVSERRYVGREPAADDWYLRNILHDDRLLTEALAARGLSTERVDWSDASVDWASYRLAVFRTTWDYFDRFPEFTAWLKRAERLVPFINDARTVWWNLDKHYLGDLERRGVAIVPSVYHEAASPETLPELVARCGWDEGVLKPCVSGAARHTYRVDAANAAALQETLAPVLAQEAFMYQPFVRDIQVGGERSVMVLDGVATHAVQKVPKAGDFRVQDDHGGTWSPYEPTAAEIAFAQRAIAAVDPHPQYGRVDIVRGNDGAIQLMELELIEPELWLRSKPEAAARFAAAIAAAVP is encoded by the coding sequence ATGCCCCGCACCGCCGACATCGCCCTCGTCTCCGAGCGCCGCTACGTGGGCCGCGAGCCCGCCGCCGACGACTGGTATCTCCGCAACATCCTGCACGACGACCGCCTGCTCACGGAGGCGTTGGCCGCGCGGGGGCTCTCAACGGAGCGGGTGGATTGGTCGGATGCGTCCGTGGACTGGGCGTCGTACCGGCTCGCCGTGTTCCGCACGACCTGGGACTACTTCGACCGCTTCCCCGAGTTCACCGCCTGGCTCAAGCGTGCCGAGCGCCTCGTCCCCTTCATCAACGACGCGCGCACGGTGTGGTGGAACCTCGACAAGCACTACCTCGGCGACCTCGAGCGCCGCGGTGTGGCGATCGTGCCGTCCGTCTACCACGAGGCCGCCAGTCCCGAGACCTTGCCTGAGCTCGTCGCGCGCTGTGGCTGGGACGAAGGCGTGCTCAAGCCCTGCGTGAGCGGGGCGGCACGGCACACCTACCGCGTGGACGCCGCGAACGCGGCCGCCTTGCAGGAAACGTTGGCGCCGGTGCTCGCGCAGGAGGCGTTCATGTACCAGCCCTTCGTGCGCGACATCCAAGTCGGCGGCGAGCGGTCGGTGATGGTGCTCGACGGCGTCGCGACGCATGCCGTGCAGAAAGTGCCGAAGGCCGGTGACTTCCGCGTGCAGGACGACCATGGCGGCACGTGGTCGCCGTACGAGCCGACGGCCGCGGAGATCGCCTTTGCGCAGCGGGCGATCGCGGCGGTAGACCCGCACCCGCAGTACGGGCGCGTGGACATCGTGCGCGGGAACGACGGGGCGATCCAGCTCATGGAGCTGGAGCTGATTGAGCCCGAGCTGTGGCTGCGGTCCAAGCCGGAGGCCGCGGCGCGATTCGCGGCGGCGATCGCGGCGGCGGTGCCGTAA